The sequence GAATTACAACAAAGTTCAAAATGCCATGAGGATAGGGTGGACAGTAACTAAATTCAAATACTGTCcttttttgttaatgttttttcagGCTAGTTTATAGTTGATCCAGTGTTTGGGTGTGCAGTGGTCCCATTGTAGTCAATGTCTGTGGTTGGGTGGTGGGGACTGGGACTTGGGACTATCTATATGGAATCCATTCAACGTTTAGTGTCCTGCTTACTTATATtctcagtatgttttttgaTCATGTTTGATGCCAGTTTATTTGTCAGATCAACAGCGTAGGAAATCAAGAAGTGCAGCACAGCATTCTCAACCAAAATCAGAGAGTTTCTTGTTTGTATGTACAATATGCATTTACTGATGTGCTTTAAAGTGAGCCTAGGAGGTCAGTGTGGCCAAAGGTGACAATTATGGGATCTTAAATAGCGAAATATACAATACTACAAGTACAGAAGAGTCATAAAGTCAGTAAACTGTCTCTTAAggttgctaacattagctacctTAAGCTACTGGTCACACCAGACCATATAAGGCTGTAGCTACAAAATCCCAGAGTCTATTTAACTGAACATTTGATTGCTTATGAATTTACAATTATTTGTGAAAGGGAAATAGTGTTATTGCTTGTTTCAAAAGTTACATCGTGTTGCTTTACTGTAATTCTAATTTGACATTTACATGGGAATTGTGGGATCATTGTCAAGAGCTGAAGACTGGGCATATTGTCCTCACATGTATTTCACCAATGATCTAATTAGAAGATAATCATGTGACTTTTGATCAAAAACCTGCCTACATATACAGGTGTGTTCACATCCTCACCTTTACCTGAAAAATGAACCTATATGTTGCCAGTCATGtccatgtaaaataaaataaaaaatggtaACAAGACAGCAATGTATACATGTTTCTCATGCATAGAATTGCTACTCAGCACCTGCTTAAAGCCTTCATATAAAAAAGATGGTCAGATGATGATAGGTTGATGGTAGGGTACATGAATTAAttacacatttgcatttttgtttttactcacaTATAGTACTTTTTAACTCCAGTAGTATCTTCAGAACAGTATGTTTATTTCTGTAGGATATTGTCATACTCTTTTACACCCCctgataaatgtttttaacaaacTAGCTAATATTCTTACCTGCATTTGCTCAAGAGGAATCTCAAAGCTGAAGGACTCATTGTAGTAAGGATTCAAAGTGTTCTTCTTCActgtcgtcttcttcttcttcagcctCTTTCCATTCTGCAGCAGGTTAATCTTCACATAGGGAtctgaaaatggaaagaaagcGACATCGTGACAAGCTGATAAAAATGCACTGTACATGCATGTCTGGGTTGCAATGCTATAATGCACCAACAGATGGGGCCAATGCTGAAGCCAGGGGGGGAGAGGGAGCTGCTGCATGGTGAGTACTGCAGCGTCAGCACGTGAGCAGAGCAGCACCGACCTAATGGCTGAGCTCAAAGGCACGCTCCTTTATTCACTGTACTCCCCTGTGCAAGCATCCACATCTCACATTAAACTAACCACAGTGGCTATTTTTGTCTAGAcctgaacactgaaatagtgtCAAGTGTGATAATGGAATGCAGTGTCTGACGTTCAGGTCTGTGCATGTACCTGACAGTCCACCCACGTCCATTTTCTTCAGGTTCTTGGCCTCCAGAATACAGATGGTGAGTTTGCCAGCAGTGGGAACGTAACGCAGCGAGATGCAAATGTCACCCAGCTTCTCCGGCTGTGATAAGGAGGGAAGGGGAGAGGAAGTTAACCGAGGTCTGAAGCagaatttatgtattttctctGACTGTACCATACATGTaccttttaattttaaacatgCACCGTCAATATCAATAATTCCTGCTGCCAGTAGTATATCTAGTTGCTGTTATCCACATCAATAAAATATCTGAGACTGCAAGCAAAATTAACTGTAGAGTGAGTATTCATTCTTAAGATGGCTCTGGGGAGGCCTGGAGACGAGGTTGTCTCATTGATTAAAACTAGTTTTTTATATTCTGTAGCAGCATAATGGTGGAAGTGCCAGATAACAGGCTGCATGGCTACAGAGGAAACAGTGCAGTTGGTTGGAAAACTGTGTCTTTCAGCCCTTTGAATCTCTTTGGCAAACAAAGTTGCCACCTTGTGCTTATGTAATCTGGTACGTCATCTTTGTACGTCATCTACTGTGTGAGCTGTTAAAGTTGCTCTATATGGAAAAAGTGAATGCAAATGTGTATCACTAtgtttaaaacctgtttcaCAGGTTGCATTATGATTATTGTTTGTAAAAAGAGTTAGAGCAAAGGCATTGTAGTAAACACGGTACTATCAGCTGACATCAGCTAAtcacagatatactgtatcGGTATCGACATGTCAGCTGATAAGTAACTGTcaccattacatagtttgttCACCAGAGAGCACcaacaagtttatttttcaatcaTAAATATTTGTACTAAATACATATCTTGCAGAACGTCAATAATCAAATTTAAGGAATCTTTATCAAAaatctttgtttatgtttaaaaagcaaatatagTATGATATATTGTTAccagttttttaaatataatctcaaattctcaaatatcaatatcagtgtCGGCCTCAAACATCCAGTAAAACATGCACGGGAGGGTGTAATGCACATAAACAGCAGGTTTTTGAAGAATAATGCTGCAGCATGACTCATACCTCTTCTTGATCTGCGCTGTCCAGGTCTCTCCACTCCTCAATTGGCTTTGCCAGGTCAAGGGTGTTCATGGGTATTTTAATTTCACCAATGACATCATGTTTAGAGAAGCGATCAAAGTCATAGACTGACATCACCAGAGTCTTCCCTCCCATCTCTTGGAATGGAATCTGCAGGCAGAAAACACACCCATCGTATTGATTTagatacaaaaaagaaagacaaatatacaaatgtattaaaaaatcAGCATCTGTATTTACAGATCAGAACTTTACAGCAGTATTGGTTGTGACTTTGGCCTGGAGCTCAAAGTGACCTGACTTAATATCGTGCCGCTTGAGCAGAACTGGCCCGACTTTGTCAAGCTAAAGctatttggactgttttttatAGTGCTGTGTCAGCAGGCAAGGTGCACCAGAGGTGGCCCTCTCCTTTAATTTGATTCTCTACCACATTCTCGCTGTCAGACACCTTTAAAATGTCTGTGGCTCTTTATCGCTGCTGGCCAGAACTGTTAGTGAAAGAGAAATCAGTAGCTAAGCAGGACCCGTCTACACATCAAACAGCTTGACGTGCATGTTGTTttaataagtaataagtaaaaGGCGACTACAAGGTGTTTCAGCTTACCTTGAAGGTAAAGGTCTCATTGAAGACAGGATTGAGCGTTTTCTTGTGAACCTTTGTGtcaaacttcttcttcttgtcaggGAGGACGAAGACCTTGACGTAGGGGTCAGAGGTGCCACCGCTGTCCATGGAGAGGAGATCAGCTGCTTGCAAGATTCCCACAGTCAGCTGTGGAGGTAGGAGAGAAAAGTCAGTATACACCTTTCTCCAGCTTgcacataaaagaaaaactaactAAATCCTTCAGTATGTCTCTGAtccagtttttttctttaggaTTATCAACAAAGCCAGAGAAATGTCACACAAAGACTAAGGAATAGAGTAGCGCATGATGCTTACATAAGTACTGTAAGGCTCTGCTTCAACGTTGATGGcttcattttgaaaagaaagTGTAAAATAAACTATTTGAGTTCTTGCCTTGTTCTCCTGGAAGTCATAATCAATGGAGTACTGCAGCTTCCCGagcttttctttctccttcacttcttcctctttctcgtCTCCAGTCAGTCCAGGCTCAACgtcatcttcttcatcatcatcatcctgttGTTTCTGCAAAAGACAGAGGGGGGCAGGCGGCAGAGGAAGGAGTGAGCGGACAGTTTTGAGCCTGCGGCTGTGCTGAACACCAAACCTCGGGCATCAGCACTCGGGTTAGTCACAGCACCTACCTGCCACTTACCCCCGCTCACCCCGGTGTTACAAGTGCAATCTGTTCATCGATGACCACGGTTGCAACCTGACTTGATTTCACTATTTCTTGGGTGACaccatttgctgtttttttttttcttcatgagcATTACAAGAATGCTAAAATCAGAGTGAGGGAATTTCTCTTGGACTACAAAATGTTGTATAAATGCCATTTCAATAGAACTGTGTGCTATTATGCAATGagtagagaaagacagagagagaaagagtgagagaaagagaggaacaaCAGAATATAAACAGTCAAAATACAGCGggtggacagaaagacaggaacaccttacattaaaatgcaatctaatacaacagtCGTGCAATAACCTCTGGAAGTTCTATTTTTTCACTTATTAAAAAGATGATTGTCAAACCTTAATTACTGCtaatttgttttcaaattaatATGACTCACTTGTAATTGTGATATTACagggggtggacaaaataacataaaaacgCAACATAAAATCGGACTTAAATGAACTTCATTGCAGTTGCTCAGGCAGCTACACAAATCCCAAATGTGACTCATGCCAAATGAGTCATATTAAGCTGTTAAAAAAACTTTCAAAGATCGTGACGACTTATCCCACACAGAGGAATGTTGTATCTGCAAAGACGAGCCAAAGTcacaagtaaacaaactgaAGGATATCATGGGATATTTTCTTCCACAACCATGACAAACTTCGTCCTTTCTGAcataaaactgaacatttcaaaCTTAACCCTTACATATTGTTCAgatcaaatttgacccatttgtACATATGAGAGCATTGCACTATGTGCGAGGTTcgtgttattttgtccaccctgtGTACAATATTTTCAGTACAAGCTGTCACGAGAAGCAGAACGTCCTCACTGAGAGGAGCTGAAGGACAGAGCTATGAGGAAAAGATGTGATTTGATCAAACCACTGATGCAGTGATTCCTAACACCTTTCTTGAAAAGCTCTCAAACTTGATGACACTGCAGGCAAATATCCTCCAATAACACGCGCTGTGCCAACTGACAGTGTAAGCTGTTTGACAAACAGGTTTACTTCAAGCTAGACAATATTACTGTTTGCTGTTTCTCTTCTCATGACATTCCAAAGTctcattaatgtgtttacaCTGGTAACGTTGATGGGATTGTACTGAAACTGaattactgaaatatttcacaattgATCTGTTTAAGATGCATTTTGTTATTCAAATAATAATCCAGATTTTCCAGGTAGCACTCTAATGTGAATTACTGTGAGTCTTGATCATATGCTGAAACAAAACCTAGTCGTTTACTGACAGATAACTGCTCCTGTGGTAATCAGGGCGCAATGAAGATGATAATTCAAGTCCTATGTTATCGTCCGTCTTGCCTTTATATCACATAAAAATCACTCTTTCATCTCTTTAGAGGCAGTCATGACTAATCGAGTGATGCTCGATGTGAATATTAAAGTAAACTATGAAGCTGGATAATATCTCAGTATGGCCTACTTTCCTATGGCTGTCTTCTtgaaaaaacactgatgtcttCGCAAGACTGGAGGGTCCAGCTACTCATTGCTGAGCTGGAAGAGGAACAgggcacacacacgcacacacacagagaatacacacactatcacacacactacacactataGTGGACGCtcccgtacacacacacacacacacacacatacacacacagacacacacacacagacatacacagacacgcacacacgctTGCTTACATGCAGGCTCTCATGCATGCTTAAAAACTcacgctctctttctctctctctctctcatgaaCACACATATTCTCACACAAAAATCCTTATTCGTGACATTCTCTATCTTCGTCATTGTAAATGCTTTTCATTCAAGCATGCCAGGCCACACAATGCAGGATCCAAGGAAAGGTTTCTCTCTGATGGCAAATGTAAAATGAGTTACCTTATATTATAAACTTTTAAGAGGACAGATAAAAGTTATGTTTTGATGTTTCTAAAACCTCTGATACAAATTTTTGTCAGGCTCAAAAATTTCTGTACATGTGTTCTGAGTGAAATGTACACATCCATGGAGGGATCATGCTATATTGAGAATTTCCAGTTTTTCTCAAACTTCCAGTGGGGGTTCAAAGATGAAGACATGGTATGTCTGAATGTATGCCCTTTGGTCAACTCCATGGGGCGAATTGCAAGATGAGTACTAAGGTTTTATTATATGAAatgtgtgataaaaaaaaaacagccagttGATTGTAGAATTATCTTTGGATTGACTGAAATCAGGCCTCTGCAGTTGACGGCAAATGTGGGCAAACATTCTGGCCCACCATTTCTCCTCAGTGAGACCCAAGTGCTTCAGGGAGAGAGGGTGTCAATGACTTGTCACCTAGAATGTCAGCAGCATGGGTCATCCAGGAAAGTTACTCTCAAGTCAAGTTGTGGCCATTCAATGGTACCTACTGCAAGGGTATATGCTGGTCTTTGTCAAGAGATACAAACAGCTTTATCTGTCATGGAACTCGGAGCGTGTTTGCACAAGTGGGGCACAGTGTGTAAATTTCAGACTGGAGTCAATTCATCTCTGGAGAGAGATTTGTAATGTTTGTAAGGTGTCAGTTTTTGGGTTGTGTTGCAACGATCGAAGCCTGTCATGGTGGAAACATGCTCTAAGCTCTCAGTTAGGTAAAGTTTCATTCTATTATTTGACAAATATCCAGCTTACCCCTTGCACATGCATGTTAGTGATCTCTAGTGAGTTGCTGAGTGCACTCGTCATTCAAAGGCTCAACCAAAGGATGAGTTTCATGTTCATTTCAAACCATATACATCTGCATTTAAACAGGTCTTTGTTCCATTGTTTTTTGCCAAATAATTGCAATCTCTATATATTCAAGACATAGCAGTTGGTGCGGCATATCAGTTCAGTGGATTTTGCGAAGCAGCTTAATCGCTCCCATAGATTCCTCAAGCACCCGCAGCACCTAAGCTTGCAAAAAACTAAGGAAGCCATAGCACTCATTGTCATCATCACTGCAATCCATCCCTCCAAGCCCAAGCCCACCCCCAACGCTTCCCCCCTGCCCTGGTCTGCGCTTACTTAGAGCGGCCAGAGAGGGGTGCCGCGTGCTATCAGACCTACCGTAGGCAGAGAAGTCCACCACAGTCAAGATACACGGAGCACACATAAGACACAAAGCAGgaaggaggagagcagagacaAAGGAAGAGATTGAACTCACAGCAGACACCAAAGAAGGGTAATCACAGCAAATGCAGTCAGCTACACTGTAGGGAGCGAGGAAAATGACAGATAGAAAAGCCTCCTCATTAGCACAATCATATCTTGTGCAGCAGGGCCATTGTGCTTTAAGATAACTGCACTTTTAGATGTATTATATTGCCTTGAATATATGTAGTAAAATCATCAAtcatttatgtaaaataataataataactacaaGCCCAAAACAATAGCATTGTGCTATGTATTAATTTTCATAATTACTCTTTAATGGCTGTGAAAACAATGTTTGGGCTGAACAGATTGAGAGTCATGTCATTTTCCACTCAAATCCCAAAGCACAAGTAAGAGAAAGAGCAACAATAACATTCatgacaaaatacaataaataacaaaaaaaaaaagaaaagaaagagaaaaaccaAAGATAATCATGGTGGGTAAAGACTGTTATTATCACCTGCGGAGAATACACTGACTGGGTTAGAAAGACATCAATAAGTTAAAGAGCCTAATGATCTGTaatcaaatacatttacaatgaATTTAACTTTATTCTTTCATTGTTACTGGACTAAAATGTGTAACATGGGAAATACCGCTCCAATGTACTGCTTGTTGTAAGTTTTTTGCCTGTGGCTACATGCATGTTTTCTAATATACTTTCAGCCCCAAAGCTGTTACATAATAGGTTCATAAACAGGTTAAAGCTGTCTGTGGTTTGCTTTGCTTCTGACACAGTGAAGGTGTGAAATCCCGCGGCTGTGACGCGAACTCCCACGGTGGAACATACCTCTCCCCCTTTCAGGTTCTTCATTCCCATGTCCCCCTTCCCCTTCTTGcccttcttgttcttcttcttcttgcaaCAGCATTTCTTGATGATGCAGAAGCAGCATGTTAGAATGAGTAAAGCAGCGACCACGGCAATGGCAATGATGGCCCAGGACGGCACTGAGGAGAATATACAGACCAATGTATAGATGGCACAGTCACACCCACAGAAGAAAGAAGCAAATACTTTGACATTTGACCAACCAATCATTTAGCCTACTCCATATCATGTCCTGGGCCAAATGTATTTAGTAAGAGGTGCTAGGTTAGCAATTAGATTGTCTGAAAATTTGATTTCTCTACCATTAGGAAGGGCAGCCAGTGATCAATACTGAATAAAGACATTATGAGGCTGCTGATGCCTGCAGCGAAAGAGAAAATCTAATTCCAAAATCATTGCTGAGAATCACATTAATACAAGTTGGTTGATGGGAACAGGTTTGGGGTTTGGTTGGGTACTCACGTGGGATCTTGTCGATCTCATTCAGGAACTTGTTTTTGATCTCGTCGAAGGCATCGTTCTTGTTGACTGGTTCGGTGGAGTTGTCAGCAGAGACTAATGCGACAGAGGCTGGAGTCACAGTCAAGGCACTGGCCCCCGTTGGCTTAGCAGCGACCATGGGCGTTGTCTGATGCTTGAACAAGTTCCACTTCGTCATTTAGACTGCACGCACAGTCCCTGAAAAACAGCATGAAATCACTGTCATTTAGAGAGGACAGCGCTCAGATAAACATGCGAGTATCCAACCGTCAATGACTtgtcgtccccccccccccacccctcctccctgcTGCACATTAGCAGCTGATTAAAGGGTTGAGTCATTCAGCCAGTTTTCATGTTTGTGGagaaattaaaacacacagacacacagaattCAGGTTTGTTGTAATATgaccaaaacaataaattgataACAGTGATAACACACAAATTTTGAAGTTCATAATAATGTCAAAATTTACTTGAAAACAATCAAAGAGGGAATGACTCATGGTCTATTTCcaaaaataactttaacttaACAGACTAAATGGATGAATAAGGTTTGGTGCATAGAGCTGCTTCAAGACTGGCATCTATATTAAACACCAAGCTCAGACAGTGAACTCTGAGTCTTCTAAAAAATTctataaataatgaaaaggGATCATAAGGTGGCTGTAGAAAGGTGTTAGAAAGGGTCGGCTGTTTGATCCCTGCCCTCCCCTGTCTACATCTAGAAGTCTCCTTTAGTGAGACATTTCTCATTCACATTTTTCctgatgtgtgtttatatataataaaaaagggaagtcactttggacaaaaTTGTCACGTAACTTGGGAACACTGGTGTAACATGCAGGTCATATTGGATGGGAAACAAATTATTTATCCTGCATCTGCTGATGGTGTTGAGAGAGTATATCTTCAAAAGGTACACATCTGCGCTAGTCTGTTCAACTACATCTGGAAGActcattgagatcaagatctcttttaCACGAGAGATCTgacaaatattatttaaaatataaacaagtaGAACTTCACAGTCCTCCAGAGAGAGTCTctactgcagtttgtttgttctgcAGTTCATTGAGTGCATAGtgcaaaagaaaatgacatGATGGAAATCCACTTGACAAGGTTTGCTGTCATAACCAAAAAAACTTTCAACATTCAAATCATTTCCACTTcagtattaaaatgttttgttgacagtacacacacacacacatactccaCGGATATGTCATCCAGTCTCTGTTAGTTTAAACAGTATGACCAAGACAGTATGTTGTGTAATACACCCACACAGAAATCATGATCAGTcaaatcttttcttcttttgccaAAGGCAAATTTCCATGCATCCATGtcacaaacagagaaacaataaaagacatCTGGAAGCACCTTGCCTGTGAAAAATGAAGCCGCTGGTGGGCAGAAATCCAACTAAAtcccacatactgtatctaAATTAACATTCAGAAAGGCACCTGTAATAACTAATTCCAGATTGTATCTTTAAAgcacatataaataaagtaattttaTGTTCTAAGAGAACCTCAGGTAATGCTCAACAcatcttattattttcttaacGAAGGTTGCTTCAATGTGAAACAGTGGTATATCTTTAAAGTGATGAttcataaagtagaattatatAAAAGCTCACTACAGGTAACTCATATTGGTAAactgaaaatcatatttaaattgATAAATTGGACATACTGTCCACAATGCTTGTCTAAAGCTACGTTTACATTACAGGCTGAAATGACCCAAATCCAATTTTTTTGCCACCAAGTGACtcagatcagattttttcaCGTAAAATGTTAACAAAGATCTGGGCCACTTGCATatgtcatcttggatttgatTCAAATCCAATCTCTGGCTATGCGACCGCTGTCAGAACAATCAGATCGGAGTTCATGTGGTTTTTTTAACGTCTCACTTCTCTGCGCATGTGCATGTTGTCTGTTGTCATCATTCAGTCTCATTTGCTGGAAATTTATGGAGAAGCTTCTATTCAAGCCAAACTGGTAGGAACTTATCGTAGCCATGTCATCCATATTTATGATTGACTGTCACACAATGACGTTATTATTGTTATTCGTGTACGCATAGGgctcacatttcagttaaatctgcACATGCGTGGCAGTTTAGGACCTCAATGATGTTCACACCAGAGCCGGACACATGTGACTTACAAAAATGAATGTGaaccatcaaaacaaaaaaatcagtttggaCTAAAAAATCAGAATTGAGCATTAAGGCCTGTAATGTGAACATAGGCAGACAAGACAGGAAGTGCAAAACAACTGCAACAAACTTTTGGAAATGTATGATAAAGCTCTTTTTCTATGACTCAGCCCAGGGTTGAGCCTTTGTAACATTCAATCAATTTCCACTGAGGGGGTGCACAGGAATTCATTCTGTAAAATGATTGATCATGGCAGTCTGCACCACAGTCTGCCATTTTGCAGTGATTCTAACATTTATCACAGGGTTGTGAGGTCAGTGGACAATGATTTGAGATCAATTACCGACAATATTTATGAGAAATAACCATCAATCCTCAATTTATCATGCCTTTGTTTCATCTGGACGCCGCCCTGTACTCAAGCCAACAGTGCCTGACCAGGAAAGCTGTTTAAACCatacaaagaaacaaaatgaacaacTACAAGCCATCCTCCAGTGGTGTTTCCACAGGCCAAACAAATGTTCAATCAGAGCTCTTATCGGTTCCAGAAATCACAGTGTGACAAGTGCAGCTGAAAGCAGCCTGCCGACAGAGTGATGAGTGCTCGGGCGAGACCGCGATTCAGAAAGCAGTGAAAGATGACAAGCATAACAAGAGTAGACTTCCGTTGTTGATTTTATTAAAGTGATGGTGATACgggcaaaaaaaggaaaaaaaaggaatttccTATTTCTCAAGTGTCCATTCTTCAAGTTAGTGCCAGAGATGCTGCCTCTATTTATTGCTacatataaattatttaaattgagGCTGGTAACGGGAAGGATAAGCTTATATTATTCAGGGCCAGAAGCAGTGTAGTCATCTTAAAATCAATGTGTCTAAAATAATGTGCTGCTCTTATGTAGGCTGATGTTACAAACGACCAACGTCTTATGATAATATACTGGGAAGAGACCTGAAGTACATGCATTGTTCAGCATTTTTTTGAATTATtgagaaaattgagaaaatgactcagaatcACTTTCACCCAtcacacatttgaaaatgagaGTACTGCTTTATAAAACAGCAATCAGAGGTCTCGCTATCTCTGCTCTTTACTATACATTACTTTAGATATTGTGAGAATGTTAAAAGCGTCCACTTACATCTGAGGTTTATACGCATTTTATCCTGTTTGTCCCTAACATCAGGCCAAACCAGACCAATTAAATTAACATTCATGGATATGTGCTCAAGCATTTTATCTCCTCCACTCCGAGGGTGACAGTGAGGACGGACAGAGAGGACACAGACTTGCGctattgttttatgacagcCATTAGTCCTGTTTCACAGCCAGCTCTTAGCACTCACTACAGACAAATCAACTATATAAACAGCTTTCTTTGAAGAATGCAGTCTTGCACTTTCAGAGCACACCTTTTAGCAATACTaacagtctacagccatgcttgTAGCTCAGTGAGACTGCCCTTAGGCACAGTGGCTCTATTAGCCAAATGCTAATGCCCGCGTGCCAACATACGCACAATGACTAACATGCTGATGGTTCGCAGGTATAATCATCATCTTAATAAGGAAGGGGTGTCATTATATGCACATCATGGACTATTAGGAGACAGCAAACAATGGAAAAAGAGTAACACCTGCACACTCACTCCAAAGCTACAATTCAATCTTCTATCCCAAAAGGATCTTTGTCAAATCAATTTGGATTGAAACTAGTCTATTTGGATAAAAATTTGAATTGTGGCTTCGTACTAAGGGTGTAGGCATTACTCTCTTCCATAATCATCAtcttcaccatcttagtttagcctgttaacatggtaacatttgctaattagccctcaaattaaaattttgacctgatgatggtacAAGATGGAAAGTCTCCTGAgtggaacatgaatgtgtataCAAAATGTAATGGCAAAGCAACCAATAAttgctgagacatttcactacAAACCACAAATGCCAATCtaatggtggtgctagaggaaaagtcagaccAAAGTAATGACCAAAATCAATGAATCCTCTGGGCTCCATGAATGTCTATTCCATAGCAATCCATCGAATAactgttaagatatttcagtctgaaccaaagtggtttACCAAccgacagactgacattgctaTCCCTAGAGTGACGCAACTAGTACAGCTAAAAACCAGAGAGACCGAAACCATGCATATTCAGAAATTACTAGATACAATAGAGAGATACAAAGGTCCCACACTTAGAGCTTATATCAAGTTATTTTTGTCctaaagggaaaaaaactggGACTCTGACTGGAAGGCCGCTTGTTCAATCCCTGAACCGACAGAATCAATTTCAGAAACCATCCCTGagatgcccttgagcaaggctcTTAACCCCTGTTT is a genomic window of Thunnus maccoyii chromosome 4, fThuMac1.1, whole genome shotgun sequence containing:
- the LOC121895920 gene encoding synaptotagmin-2-like — protein: MTKWNLFKHQTTPMVAAKPTGASALTVTPASVALVSADNSTEPVNKNDAFDEIKNKFLNEIDKIPLPSWAIIAIAVVAALLILTCCFCIIKKCCCKKKKNKKGKKGKGDMGMKNLKGGEKQQDDDDEEDDVEPGLTGDEKEEEVKEKEKLGKLQYSIDYDFQENKLTVGILQAADLLSMDSGGTSDPYVKVFVLPDKKKKFDTKVHKKTLNPVFNETFTFKIPFQEMGGKTLVMSVYDFDRFSKHDVIGEIKIPMNTLDLAKPIEEWRDLDSADQEEPEKLGDICISLRYVPTAGKLTICILEAKNLKKMDVGGLSDPYVKINLLQNGKRLKKKKTTVKKNTLNPYYNESFSFEIPLEQMQKIVAVITVLDYDKIGKNDAIGKILVGSKSTGAGLKHWSDMLANPRRPIAQWHPLQPEEEVDAALAALNAKK